A region of Elusimicrobiota bacterium DNA encodes the following proteins:
- a CDS encoding VTT domain-containing protein: MIGHLTQWILDALRTNGGWSVFIGVLIEQIIIPIPSPAIIMGAGFILIPGETSWADAIAIASLQIVLPGVIASILGAIGIYYLGRYGGKVFVDRFEKFIGFSWTDVESIGSHFTRRGEEISLFLLRAVPIVPLSLISVASGVLELPIGLFVVWSALGTIVRCYLLAILGWQMGGKALELAQGVNRFESLISVLMAGGVVAGILYMRHRVRKNLAAKKN; encoded by the coding sequence GTGATCGGGCACTTGACCCAATGGATCTTGGACGCCCTTCGGACGAACGGCGGGTGGAGCGTTTTCATCGGTGTTTTGATCGAACAGATCATCATCCCGATTCCCTCCCCCGCGATCATCATGGGGGCGGGCTTCATTTTGATCCCCGGCGAGACGTCCTGGGCGGACGCCATCGCCATCGCCTCTTTGCAGATCGTTCTTCCCGGAGTGATCGCTTCCATCCTCGGGGCCATCGGAATTTACTATCTGGGCCGGTACGGAGGGAAAGTTTTCGTCGACCGGTTTGAGAAATTCATCGGGTTCAGTTGGACCGATGTGGAAAGCATCGGGAGCCACTTCACTCGGCGCGGGGAGGAAATTTCGCTCTTTCTTCTCCGGGCGGTGCCCATCGTTCCCCTGTCCTTGATTTCGGTCGCCAGCGGGGTGTTGGAGCTCCCCATCGGCCTCTTCGTGGTGTGGTCGGCCTTGGGGACCATCGTCCGCTGTTATCTGCTGGCCATCCTGGGCTGGCAGATGGGGGGAAAGGCCCTGGAGTTGGCGCAGGGCGTGAACCGTTTCGAAAGTTTGATCTCCGTCTTAATGGCGGGGGGCGTGGTGGCGGGAATCCTTTACATGCGCCACCGGGTTCGAAAAAACCTGGCGGCCAAAAAAAACTAA
- a CDS encoding class II fumarate hydratase — translation MKTRTEKDSLGPKEVPADALYGIQTLRAVENFPVSGWRFPRSFIRALALIKKCAAQVNVELGFLDKTIGEAVGRSAAEAAEGKWDDQFPVDIFQTGSGTSTNMNANEVIASRANELLGGQRGAKSPVHPNDHVNRGQSSNDVIPTAIHVAALESLVKELVPALGVLRAALEEKAIAFDGILKIGRTHLQDAVPMRLGQEFGGYASQVAHSIQRLKNCIPHLAELALGGTAVGTGLNANPAFIDGVIKKLGAETGLPFVGAPSRFEALAARDACVETSGALKTVAVSLMKIANDLRWLSSGPRCGIGEIELPSLQPGSSIMPGKVNPVIPEAVAMVCAQVIGADVAITVGGQSGNFELNVMKPMIAHNLLSSMAILANVSRLLADRCVKGIQANKAIAEGFIEKSLAMCTALAPKVGYDKAAEIAKEAYASGKTVRQVALEKKILTEKELETLLDARAMTEPGMTLDGAGG, via the coding sequence ATGAAAACCCGTACTGAAAAAGATTCTTTAGGCCCCAAGGAAGTTCCCGCCGATGCGCTTTACGGGATACAGACGTTGCGCGCCGTCGAAAACTTTCCCGTGAGCGGCTGGCGTTTCCCCCGGTCGTTCATTCGGGCGCTGGCCCTCATCAAAAAGTGCGCGGCCCAGGTCAATGTGGAATTGGGCTTTTTGGATAAGACCATCGGCGAGGCCGTGGGTCGGTCGGCCGCGGAAGCGGCGGAGGGAAAATGGGACGACCAATTCCCGGTGGACATTTTTCAAACGGGTTCCGGCACTTCCACCAACATGAACGCCAACGAGGTCATCGCCAGCCGGGCCAATGAACTTTTGGGCGGTCAGCGGGGCGCTAAGTCGCCCGTACACCCCAACGACCACGTCAACCGCGGACAGTCCTCCAACGATGTCATCCCCACCGCCATCCACGTGGCCGCGTTGGAGTCGTTGGTGAAAGAATTGGTCCCCGCCTTGGGCGTCCTGCGCGCCGCTTTGGAAGAAAAAGCCATCGCTTTCGACGGTATTCTTAAAATCGGGCGCACCCACCTCCAGGACGCCGTGCCCATGAGGTTGGGCCAGGAGTTTGGAGGCTACGCCAGCCAGGTCGCTCACAGCATTCAACGTTTAAAAAACTGCATTCCCCACTTGGCCGAACTGGCCCTGGGCGGCACGGCGGTGGGCACCGGGTTGAACGCGAACCCCGCTTTTATCGATGGGGTCATCAAAAAGCTGGGGGCGGAGACCGGCCTTCCTTTCGTCGGCGCGCCCTCTCGGTTTGAGGCCTTGGCGGCGCGGGACGCTTGCGTGGAAACCAGCGGGGCGCTCAAAACGGTCGCCGTTTCCCTTATGAAAATAGCCAACGATCTGCGCTGGTTGTCCTCGGGTCCTCGGTGCGGGATCGGCGAAATTGAGTTGCCTTCTCTCCAGCCCGGCAGTTCCATTATGCCGGGCAAGGTCAACCCCGTGATCCCGGAGGCCGTGGCCATGGTCTGCGCCCAGGTCATCGGCGCCGACGTGGCCATCACCGTCGGGGGCCAGTCCGGCAATTTCGAGCTGAACGTCATGAAGCCCATGATCGCCCATAATTTATTGTCTTCCATGGCGATCCTGGCCAACGTCTCCCGGCTCCTAGCCGACCGATGCGTCAAAGGCATCCAGGCCAACAAAGCCATCGCCGAAGGGTTCATCGAAAAGAGCCTCGCCATGTGCACGGCCCTGGCGCCCAAGGTGGGTTACGACAAAGCCGCCGAGATCGCCAAAGAAGCCTACGCTTCCGGAAAAACCGTCCGCCAGGTAGCGCTGGAAAAGAAAATCCTGACGGAAAAAGAATTGGAAACCCTATTGGACGCCCGCGCCATGACGGAACCCGGCATGACCCTGGACGGGGCCGGTGGGTAA
- a CDS encoding YihY/virulence factor BrkB family protein: MPLSQRRWPDQFRRAGRLFNLTLRHWREDNCPLIAAGLAYYTIISLVPLFILALALSGRILGPAASMNHLAPALESVVGLQIAQPLETLIGKASVRDFGGATVISVAVLLWVASIMFHSLQRALNMVWDCRPAGGVRGALLNRLVAFGMVMGVGFLVLIFAAFNAGLGLMRNFLDPWAPFLEHFPFWWAMNLGLFLASLMLFWGMVYRFLPALKLRWRDVWTGAFATSVLVTAGVYGLGFYFSRIKFWSIFGAATSVMLVLIWIYFTSQIFLLGAEFTWAWAHRRQLLDGPEGSVRRGRRRTDPPLRQDHETDGA, encoded by the coding sequence ATGCCCCTTTCCCAACGCCGATGGCCGGATCAATTTCGGCGGGCCGGGCGGCTTTTCAATTTAACGCTACGGCACTGGCGCGAAGACAACTGCCCCCTCATTGCCGCGGGGCTCGCCTACTACACCATTATTTCCCTCGTTCCCCTTTTCATTCTGGCCCTGGCCTTGAGCGGGAGGATTTTGGGTCCCGCGGCCTCCATGAACCATCTCGCCCCCGCCCTGGAATCGGTGGTGGGACTTCAGATCGCCCAGCCGCTCGAAACATTGATCGGAAAGGCCTCCGTCCGCGATTTCGGCGGCGCGACCGTGATCAGCGTGGCGGTCCTTCTCTGGGTGGCTTCCATCATGTTCCACAGTCTCCAGCGGGCGCTCAACATGGTGTGGGATTGCCGACCCGCGGGCGGGGTGCGAGGCGCGCTCTTAAACCGTCTCGTGGCGTTCGGCATGGTGATGGGGGTGGGCTTCCTGGTCCTGATCTTCGCGGCCTTCAACGCGGGGTTGGGTTTGATGCGGAATTTCTTGGATCCCTGGGCGCCCTTTCTCGAACATTTTCCCTTTTGGTGGGCCATGAACCTGGGGTTGTTCCTGGCGTCTTTGATGTTGTTTTGGGGGATGGTCTACCGGTTTCTCCCGGCGCTCAAACTTCGCTGGCGCGACGTTTGGACCGGGGCCTTCGCCACGTCGGTGCTGGTGACCGCCGGCGTCTACGGGTTGGGGTTCTACTTCAGCCGCATCAAGTTTTGGTCCATCTTCGGGGCGGCCACGTCCGTGATGTTGGTGTTGATCTGGATTTATTTCACGTCCCAGATTTTTCTTTTAGGGGCGGAGTTCACCTGGGCCTGGGCCCACCGCCGGCAACTGTTGGACGGTCCCGAGGGGTCCGTGCGGCGGGGTCGGCGTCGAACGGATCCGCCGCTCCGCCAGGACCACGAGACCGACGGTGCATAA
- a CDS encoding sigma-70 family RNA polymerase sigma factor: MNRGNFSGAAGSKLEERDFEPLFRRNGAKIFALAVRLCGNPTDGEDLAQETFLTAYRRIGQFRGEADFGSWVYRICVNLWKNRVRYEKRRSFWKHISIFGADKGEDDPTPLEIADPKDVTDAPAEADERRRLVQQAMARLDPHERAALVLREVEDKTYEEIADLLDLPLGTVKSRIARARESMKEILRPSWGRRHERYHQRTVIGLPGQRPVGGGTGVGGPRPGFVP; encoded by the coding sequence ATGAATCGGGGGAACTTTTCGGGCGCGGCAGGGTCTAAACTGGAGGAGAGGGATTTCGAGCCCCTCTTCCGTCGGAACGGGGCGAAAATATTCGCCCTGGCCGTGCGGCTCTGCGGCAACCCGACCGACGGCGAGGACCTGGCCCAGGAAACTTTCTTGACGGCCTACCGGCGGATCGGGCAGTTCCGGGGCGAGGCGGATTTCGGCTCCTGGGTCTACCGGATCTGCGTGAACCTCTGGAAGAACCGGGTTCGCTACGAGAAGCGCCGGTCCTTTTGGAAACACATCTCGATTTTCGGCGCGGACAAGGGAGAAGACGATCCGACGCCCCTCGAGATCGCGGATCCCAAGGACGTGACCGACGCCCCGGCGGAAGCGGACGAACGGCGGCGGCTGGTTCAACAGGCCATGGCCCGGCTGGATCCCCATGAGCGGGCGGCCCTGGTGCTTCGGGAAGTGGAGGATAAAACCTATGAAGAGATCGCGGACCTTCTGGATCTTCCGTTGGGGACCGTCAAGTCGCGGATCGCCCGCGCGCGGGAATCCATGAAAGAGATTCTAAGACCCTCTTGGGGGAGACGTCATGAGCGATATCACCAAAGAACAGTTATCGGCTTACCTGGACAACGCCCTGTCGGCGGAGGAACGGGCGTTGGTGGACCGCGCCCTGGCTTCGTCCCCTGA
- a CDS encoding 2,3-diphosphoglycerate-dependent phosphoglycerate mutase, which translates to MGKLVLVRHGQSQWNLENRFTGWVDVPLTETGEKEARRAGEHLKGTRFDRAFTSVLQRANKTLALLLEVTGQKNVPIEKDKALNERHYGALQGLNKEETAKKFGADQVKIWRRSYDVPPPKDKTDMNPEGIAESLKDTAARTLPYFNSAILPHVKKGETVLVAAHGNSLRSIVMDLEKLTKEQVLELNLDTGVPIVYDLDAQGKVTGKKILR; encoded by the coding sequence ATGGGCAAATTGGTGTTGGTACGGCACGGGCAGTCGCAGTGGAATTTGGAAAACCGGTTCACCGGGTGGGTGGATGTGCCCCTCACGGAGACCGGGGAGAAAGAGGCCCGACGGGCCGGCGAACATTTGAAGGGAACCCGGTTCGACCGGGCTTTCACCTCCGTTTTACAGAGGGCCAATAAAACGTTGGCGCTCCTGCTGGAGGTCACGGGACAGAAAAATGTTCCCATCGAAAAAGACAAAGCTTTGAACGAACGCCACTACGGCGCCCTTCAAGGATTGAATAAGGAAGAGACCGCCAAGAAATTCGGGGCCGACCAGGTGAAAATCTGGCGGCGGAGTTACGATGTTCCCCCGCCGAAGGATAAGACGGACATGAACCCGGAGGGCATCGCGGAGAGCTTGAAAGACACGGCCGCCCGCACCCTGCCCTACTTCAACAGCGCCATCCTGCCCCACGTGAAAAAGGGAGAGACCGTTCTGGTGGCCGCCCACGGCAATAGCCTTCGTTCCATCGTCATGGATTTGGAAAAACTCACCAAGGAACAAGTGTTGGAGTTGAACCTCGATACCGGCGTGCCCATTGTTTATGATCTGGACGCCCAGGGAAAGGTGACGGGGAAGAAAATCCTTCGGTAA
- a CDS encoding M48 family metallopeptidase codes for MKKNARLVAWILPLFITACATIPITGRKSLRLIPEDQEIALGVEAYKDIMGKAKVSSNRAATAMVQKVGERIARVSDRPDYSWEYSLIEDPKNQNAFCLPGGKVAVYTGLLPITKNETGLAVVLSHEIAHAIAKHGAERMSQEFLIGLGGETLEIAMKKKPAETRNAAIMAYGLGATLGVVLPFSRSHESEADRIGLIYMARAGYDPREALEFWKRMESASKGQAPPGFLSTHPSHADRVRELEKWMPDAVQIFNANPR; via the coding sequence ATGAAAAAGAACGCTCGATTGGTTGCATGGATTCTCCCCTTATTTATAACGGCCTGCGCCACGATCCCCATCACGGGCCGGAAATCCCTTCGTTTGATCCCCGAAGACCAAGAAATCGCCCTTGGGGTGGAAGCCTACAAAGACATCATGGGAAAAGCAAAGGTTTCCTCTAACCGCGCCGCCACCGCCATGGTCCAAAAGGTGGGCGAACGCATCGCCCGCGTGTCGGACAGGCCGGATTACTCCTGGGAATACAGCTTGATCGAAGACCCAAAAAACCAAAACGCCTTCTGCTTGCCCGGCGGCAAAGTCGCGGTTTACACGGGCCTCCTGCCGATCACAAAAAATGAAACCGGTCTGGCGGTCGTGTTGAGCCACGAGATCGCCCACGCCATCGCCAAACACGGAGCGGAACGAATGTCCCAGGAATTTCTAATCGGCTTGGGCGGAGAAACCCTGGAGATCGCCATGAAGAAAAAACCCGCCGAAACCCGGAACGCCGCGATCATGGCCTACGGCCTCGGCGCCACCCTCGGCGTCGTCTTGCCCTTCAGCCGAAGCCATGAGTCCGAGGCCGACCGCATAGGCCTCATTTACATGGCCCGAGCCGGCTACGACCCCCGTGAAGCCCTGGAGTTCTGGAAACGCATGGAATCCGCTTCCAAAGGCCAGGCACCCCCGGGGTTTCTTTCCACACACCCCAGCCACGCAGACCGGGTGCGGGAGCTCGAAAAATGGATGCCGGACGCTGTACAAATATTTAACGCCAATCCTCGCTAG
- a CDS encoding protease complex subunit PrcB family protein — translation MSDITKEQLSAYLDNALSAEERALVDRALASSPDLQKELAQMKRLGDLLRAEPVPEPVESFYDRVMEKTKHRSRPWIQWTVPLLGAAAAAMVMVLVLHDRPEKGLPVQMMARLADPGQPSWKQEFDSGASARNGRSREGLSRRGIEPGVSAFPGGPLDRQTVQLQGRVNVPSKPHSYANETARGRGEVEGIAGLGAGEDRKAFDPSEVDIKNISAGQKHMDRLQTGPGMTLGGSVDKPAMILSPGAPRIEGLSTATKPADPALNHPGAVVLGPGTSVTESAGFPFSLKKDLAGKELAAVPAAVPSVDASFPARTQEVQRSQGKKQVETPATTAKTKDSGLVEKRAMGYPEKLEYKSLAISEERAKGLAGGGSLAPPTRSDEKVVALPDEIAPEEIERKGKTAPKAVSKNALPPSAMEEPPAAKWQGDSSGIEDERQVVIRDAATWAKFWAEHQSHMGIPAPTPAVDFKTRMVVGIFVGSRGSSGYTVQITGVSENSKEMTLSYKETTPNPDMAFLTVMTQPYHLKTVPRSNLPVRFIKK, via the coding sequence ATGAGCGATATCACCAAAGAACAGTTATCGGCTTACCTGGACAACGCCCTGTCGGCGGAGGAACGGGCGTTGGTGGACCGCGCCCTGGCTTCGTCCCCTGACCTTCAAAAAGAATTGGCTCAAATGAAGCGTCTGGGAGACCTCCTTCGGGCCGAACCCGTCCCCGAACCCGTGGAAAGTTTTTACGACCGCGTCATGGAAAAAACCAAACACCGGTCCCGCCCATGGATCCAGTGGACCGTCCCCCTCCTGGGCGCCGCCGCGGCCGCCATGGTCATGGTGCTGGTGCTCCACGATCGGCCGGAGAAAGGGCTCCCGGTCCAGATGATGGCTCGATTAGCGGACCCAGGCCAGCCATCTTGGAAGCAGGAATTCGATTCGGGCGCCAGCGCCAGGAATGGGAGGTCCCGTGAAGGCCTAAGCCGAAGAGGAATAGAACCGGGGGTTTCAGCATTCCCCGGCGGTCCCTTGGATCGTCAAACAGTGCAGTTGCAGGGCAGGGTAAACGTTCCATCAAAACCCCATTCCTATGCCAACGAAACGGCCAGGGGGCGGGGGGAGGTGGAGGGCATCGCCGGCCTTGGGGCGGGGGAGGATAGGAAGGCCTTTGACCCATCGGAAGTGGATATAAAAAACATATCCGCCGGTCAAAAACATATGGACCGATTGCAGACAGGACCGGGAATGACGTTGGGTGGTTCCGTCGATAAACCAGCGATGATTCTTTCTCCCGGTGCACCCCGCATCGAGGGGTTGTCCACCGCGACAAAACCAGCTGACCCCGCGCTTAATCATCCGGGGGCCGTGGTGCTAGGCCCAGGAACCAGCGTAACGGAGTCGGCAGGGTTTCCCTTTAGCCTCAAAAAAGACCTCGCGGGAAAAGAGTTGGCGGCCGTTCCAGCGGCTGTTCCTTCGGTCGATGCCTCGTTCCCGGCGAGGACCCAAGAGGTTCAAAGATCCCAAGGGAAAAAACAAGTCGAAACCCCTGCAACAACGGCGAAAACGAAGGACTCCGGTTTAGTAGAAAAACGGGCCATGGGCTATCCGGAAAAGCTCGAATATAAGAGTTTGGCTATTTCGGAGGAAAGAGCAAAAGGCCTGGCCGGTGGAGGAAGCCTCGCCCCGCCCACCCGGTCAGACGAGAAGGTGGTCGCCCTACCGGACGAAATCGCGCCGGAGGAGATAGAGAGGAAAGGAAAGACGGCGCCCAAGGCCGTTTCCAAAAACGCCCTCCCCCCATCGGCCATGGAGGAGCCACCCGCCGCGAAATGGCAAGGAGACTCCAGCGGGATTGAAGACGAACGCCAGGTGGTCATCCGAGACGCCGCCACCTGGGCCAAATTTTGGGCCGAACACCAATCCCACATGGGTATTCCGGCGCCCACGCCCGCCGTTGATTTTAAAACCCGGATGGTGGTGGGAATTTTTGTCGGAAGCCGGGGCTCCAGCGGTTACACCGTGCAAATCACCGGCGTTTCTGAGAATTCCAAAGAGATGACCCTCTCTTACAAGGAAACGACTCCCAACCCCGACATGGCGTTTTTGACCGTCATGACCCAACCCTACCACCTAAAAACAGTCCCCCGCTCCAATCTTCCGGTTCGTTTCATTAAGAAATAA
- a CDS encoding glycogen/starch/alpha-glucan phosphorylase, protein MTEPTQPHAGTAEGSDDGARPGSVPPDPLDVGAVPVGDRGRGPTSRAAISGDSDDGARPRGPTSRAAISGDSDDGARPRGPTSRAVLEVAMEMALTPEVLSAIDKKFGLAGAQAAGMSTSVGGIGPLLRERVIAQAEQGTNVIGVSLLYNTVWSQGWHDWNHLLLERVAAGRYLREVLEDPGINLDLELFDGRHVSVKAWKAAYGSGTVYFLDCPEITDVVYPCAEDAPIKTPDPNAWAEQQRLFHSWLVGRGALALCKNIGFRPDVVVLSETPTLFGHPELVNDPLAGDPLFATSRTVFNDHTPLEYAHPIWPQETLNRTRMNRSLYKPFVKDGRIDITQMLVAISDGAFGVAEKHARVMRAMPSLHPYAEKIRFITNGVSAEIWQNPVFRLADRMTDAELLAAKDKLKGEFVEWLWRRALLWPQWAKKMRNHPMVLWTRRITSYKRLDILDRIFDDPARRQRFLDSGVVLIVGGRIYQRDNVSEKMVYELVEDLNRDEELGERVIFLHNYNIWEAPRLFHGSDGSVMLSDDGREASATGFMKSQMNGGGVIANPDGAVPEFVFSRESAADGRRPNGFNVTYSNGQPDPDSFLTALKDFSAVFGNPALRAEMIRAALAVAPQVGVDRTAREMAVYFDSLLAPRA, encoded by the coding sequence ATGACCGAACCGACCCAACCCCACGCCGGGACCGCTGAAGGCTCCGATGACGGCGCTCGGCCCGGCTCCGTCCCACCTGATCCTCTAGACGTCGGGGCCGTCCCGGTCGGAGACCGGGGCAGAGGGCCGACGTCCCGCGCCGCCATCTCCGGAGACTCCGATGACGGCGCTCGGCCCAGAGGGCCGACGTCCCGCGCCGCCATCTCCGGAGACTCCGATGACGGCGCTCGGCCCAGAGGGCCGACGTCCCGCGCCGTCCTTGAGGTGGCGATGGAGATGGCTTTGACGCCGGAGGTTCTTTCGGCCATCGACAAAAAATTTGGGTTGGCGGGGGCCCAGGCGGCGGGGATGTCGACCTCCGTGGGAGGGATCGGGCCCCTTTTGAGGGAACGGGTGATCGCCCAGGCCGAGCAGGGGACGAACGTGATCGGGGTTTCCCTTCTCTACAATACGGTGTGGAGCCAGGGGTGGCACGACTGGAACCATCTTCTTCTGGAACGTGTGGCCGCGGGCCGGTATCTGCGGGAAGTTTTGGAAGACCCGGGGATCAACCTCGACCTGGAACTTTTTGATGGCCGCCACGTCTCCGTTAAGGCGTGGAAGGCCGCCTACGGCTCAGGCACCGTCTATTTTCTCGATTGCCCGGAGATCACGGACGTCGTCTACCCCTGCGCCGAAGACGCTCCCATCAAAACCCCCGACCCCAACGCCTGGGCCGAACAACAACGATTGTTTCACAGCTGGCTGGTCGGCCGGGGAGCCTTGGCTCTCTGCAAAAATATCGGGTTCCGCCCCGACGTCGTTGTTTTGAGCGAGACCCCCACCCTTTTCGGCCATCCGGAACTCGTGAACGACCCGCTCGCTGGGGACCCCCTGTTTGCCACGTCCCGAACCGTCTTCAACGACCATACCCCTTTGGAATACGCCCACCCGATCTGGCCCCAGGAAACGCTAAACCGGACGCGCATGAACCGATCCCTTTACAAACCCTTCGTGAAGGACGGGCGGATCGACATCACCCAGATGCTGGTGGCCATTTCGGACGGGGCCTTCGGCGTGGCCGAGAAACATGCCCGGGTGATGCGCGCCATGCCGTCTCTACACCCCTACGCTGAAAAAATTCGGTTCATCACCAACGGGGTCAGCGCCGAGATCTGGCAAAACCCTGTTTTTCGCCTGGCGGACCGCATGACGGACGCCGAACTCCTCGCGGCCAAGGACAAATTGAAAGGCGAGTTCGTGGAATGGCTCTGGCGCCGGGCCCTCCTCTGGCCGCAATGGGCTAAAAAAATGCGCAACCACCCCATGGTGCTGTGGACCCGCCGGATCACCAGCTACAAACGGCTGGACATCTTGGACCGAATTTTTGATGATCCGGCGCGGCGTCAGCGGTTCTTGGACAGCGGAGTGGTTCTCATCGTGGGCGGGCGGATTTACCAGCGGGACAACGTTTCCGAGAAAATGGTCTACGAACTGGTGGAGGATCTGAACCGAGACGAGGAACTGGGCGAGCGCGTGATTTTCCTTCACAACTACAACATCTGGGAAGCCCCGCGGCTCTTCCACGGATCGGACGGATCGGTGATGCTTTCCGATGACGGCCGGGAAGCCTCGGCCACGGGTTTCATGAAATCCCAGATGAACGGGGGGGGCGTGATCGCGAACCCTGACGGAGCCGTGCCGGAGTTTGTCTTCTCCCGGGAATCCGCCGCCGACGGGCGCCGCCCGAACGGATTCAACGTCACCTATTCCAACGGCCAGCCGGACCCGGATTCCTTTCTGACAGCCCTCAAGGACTTCAGCGCCGTTTTCGGAAACCCCGCCCTGCGGGCCGAGATGATCCGCGCCGCCCTCGCCGTGGCCCCCCAGGTGGGGGTGGACCGAACGGCCCGTGAAATGGCGGTCTACTTCGACTCTCTCCTCGCTCCCCGCGCTTAG
- a CDS encoding tyrosine--tRNA ligase → MTPLDGLLRGCLQIFSRKELEDKILPGRPLRVKLGVDPTAPDLHLGHTVALNVLRRFQEAGHTVVFILGDYTARIGDPSGRSETRPPLSPEAVAANARTYLDQVFKVLDEKRTEVRWNGEWLTPLFANTDPDPARRILNLMARHTVQQLTEREDFQKRLAAKTPISLLELLYPLMQGYDSVAVKADVEIGGTDQLFNLLMGRELQKDFGQPPQVVLTLPLLEGTDGVRKMSKSYGNAIALNDAPADMFGKVLSLSDGMMWAFFERLTDEDLPALRAGHPMEAKKKLGELLVARFHGVDAAREARAGFDKVFSKREAPEQVLEFRVAASPRRLLDILVDSQLAPSKNEARRLIQQGAVELAGERVKEDRDVAIHSPLLLKVGKRQFRRLLPPAD, encoded by the coding sequence ATGACGCCGCTGGATGGATTGTTGCGGGGGTGCCTCCAGATTTTCTCCCGGAAGGAGCTGGAGGACAAAATTCTTCCGGGCCGCCCCCTCCGCGTCAAATTAGGCGTCGACCCCACCGCGCCGGATCTCCACCTGGGCCACACGGTGGCGTTGAACGTTCTCCGCCGCTTTCAGGAGGCCGGGCACACCGTGGTCTTTATCCTGGGGGACTACACGGCTCGGATCGGCGATCCCTCCGGCCGTTCGGAAACCCGGCCGCCGCTTTCCCCCGAGGCCGTGGCGGCCAACGCGCGAACCTATTTGGACCAAGTGTTCAAGGTTTTGGATGAAAAGCGGACGGAGGTCCGCTGGAACGGGGAATGGTTGACCCCTCTTTTCGCCAACACGGATCCCGATCCTGCCCGCCGGATCCTGAACCTCATGGCCCGCCACACCGTTCAGCAGTTGACGGAAAGGGAGGACTTTCAAAAACGGCTGGCCGCTAAAACCCCCATTTCCCTGCTCGAACTCCTGTATCCCTTGATGCAGGGCTACGACTCCGTGGCGGTCAAAGCCGACGTGGAAATCGGCGGCACGGACCAACTTTTCAACCTGCTCATGGGTCGGGAACTGCAAAAGGATTTCGGCCAGCCGCCCCAGGTGGTGTTGACGCTTCCCTTGTTGGAGGGAACCGACGGGGTCCGCAAGATGTCAAAATCCTACGGGAACGCCATCGCCTTAAACGACGCGCCGGCGGACATGTTCGGCAAGGTGCTTTCCTTATCGGACGGAATGATGTGGGCTTTTTTTGAGCGGTTGACGGACGAGGATCTTCCCGCCCTTCGGGCGGGCCATCCCATGGAGGCCAAGAAAAAGTTGGGAGAATTGTTGGTGGCCCGTTTCCACGGCGTGGACGCCGCGCGGGAAGCCCGGGCCGGGTTCGACAAAGTATTTTCCAAGCGGGAAGCGCCCGAACAGGTTCTTGAGTTCCGGGTGGCCGCGTCGCCCCGGCGGCTCTTGGACATTTTGGTGGACTCCCAGCTGGCCCCCTCCAAGAACGAGGCCCGGCGGTTGATCCAACAAGGGGCCGTGGAGTTGGCCGGTGAGCGGGTGAAAGAGGATCGGGACGTGGCGATTCACTCCCCGCTCCTTTTGAAGGTCGGCAAACGCCAGTTCCGCCGATTGCTTCCCCCCGCCGACTGA